Genomic DNA from Anaerolineales bacterium:
GGCCACGCGCACCAGCTTGTCGCCCAGCTCGGCCCGCACCGCCTCCTGCGTCTGGTAGGTATCCGCCTTGCCCCATAGATGCCCAGCACTGCGGACCTCGACGGTGCCTTCGTGGACCCACAGATAGACCGGATGGGGCGCCTTTCCCCGCAGGACAAGCCCATCAATCCCCGCCCCGCGCAGCTCCGATCCGATGAAGCCGCCGATGTTCGACTCGCCCCACAATCCGGTGGCCGGCGATCGGGCGCACAGGACCATTCGCCCGACCGCTGGACCGGTGGTTCCAGTCAGCGGGCCGGTCAGCCAGAGCAAGGGCGCCTCGGGAGCCAGGGGATCGGCAGGATCCTCCAGCCAAGGCCAGAGGAGATGGGCTCCGAGGGCCGCTCCGCCGAGAAATGCCCTGTAGGACTCGGTCGCCACGGGCAGCGGCGTCTGCCGCCCGGTCGACAAATCGATCTCCAGAATGCGTGGCAGCGGAGTGGAGCTCACCGCCGCCGGGCTCCTGCCGTCCGCAGGTCCCCGCCGGGCCAGCTGGGCTCCGCTTCGCCTTTAGCCGCAACGGCCGCCATGGCCCATTCCGCCAGAGCGGCGATCGTCAGGCTCGGGTTGACGCCCGGATTCCCGGGCATCACCGACCCATCGACGACATACAGCCCCGGATAGCCGAACAGCCGAAAGCGGTCGTCGGCCCCACCCTCCTCCACCGAGCGTCCAATCGGAACGCCTCCCATGATGTGAGCCGTGGTCGGCGTATTCAGCAGGCTCTCGTTGATGCTTCCCTGGGCGATTCCATCCACTTGAGCGGCAAAGCGGCGCACGACTTCGTGGGCGATGGGCAGTTCCCCGACGAGCGGCCGGGCTTGGTCGCGCTGCGAAACCAACCCCCGCCGGAAGAAGGTCAGCAGGCTGCGCCCCCGTTTGACCAGAAGACGCGTGTCCGTCGTCTGCATCACCAGAAGGATCGTCGTGCGGCGAGCCCAGCCCGGCAGCAGCTTGGAGCGGGCGAGATCGACCGGGTGCAGGATGGACTCGCACAGGAGAAGCCACAGGCGGCGCCAACGACCGTTTCCGGCCTCGACCAGCGGCGCCGCCAGCATGCGCATCAACGACGAGCCGTCGGGGTAGCGGACGGGCTCGACATGAGTCACTGGGTCCGCCTGGAAGATCGAGGTGATGGCCACGCCCTTGGAGAAATCGGTCCGGTCGTCCCGCGCCGTGACCCCCAGCAGGGCCTCGCTGTTGGTACGCACATCCGAGCCCAAGCGTTGCGACAACCCCGGCAGCGAGCCGGTCTCGTCTCGGCAGCGCAGCAGGAGCGACACTGTGCCGAGGGCGCCGGCGGCAAACACGACATTGCGAGCCCGCACTCGCCGCCTCCGCCGCGAGCCCAGCACCCCGGGTCTGCAATAGGTGATCTCGTAGCGAGCCGAGCCGTCCTCACCCTCCCGAACCGGTCGCACGTCGACAACTTCGCTCTCAGCCCGAATTTCAGCCCCGAGTCCCTCCGCCAGGTGAAGATAATTCTTCGGCAACGTGTTCTTGGCGTTGAGGCGACAGCCCACCATGCAAGCACCGCAATGGGTACATCCGGCCCGCGGCGGGCCGAGTCCCTCAAAGTACGGATCGGGCACTTCCTGGCCGTCTTCCCCGAAGAAAACGGCGACCTCGGTCGGCTGAAAGGAGTCCAACGTGCCGAGTTCGGCTGCAACCTGTCGCAACATATCATCCGCTGCACAGGACTGCGGATTCGTGGCCGCGCCCAGCATACGGCGCGCCGTAGCGTAGTGCGGCCTGAGCCGGGATCCCCACGGTGCATACCGGGACCAGGCTGGCAACTCGAAGACCCCTGCGTCAGGCTCCGCCAGCACGTTGGCGTAGCCCAGGCTGCCTCCCCCCACGCCGCTGCCATGCAGCACCAGGACGCCAGACAGCCAGGTCATCTGCAGGATGCCGCGACAGCCCCATCCCGGCAGCCAGAGGTACCGCCGGACATCCCAATTGCTGCGGGCGAATTCGTCATCCCTGTAGCGATTGCCCCGCTCCAGGACTAGGACCCGGTAGCCTTTCTCCGAGAGACGGAGGGCGGCCACGCTGCCACCGAAACCCGATCCAATGATCGCGAAGTCGACGAAGGGCTCATCTAGGCCATTCAAGGTTCAATTCCCCAGTGTTACCCGGGCGAGACGCCGCCTTCATTCGTCGAGCCAGGCAGGATCCAATCGGGCGATCTCCTGGATAGAATCGAAGGGCGCCATCTCCAACTCGCGCCGGGTGAAGCAACGGCGGATGTCTTCTTCCGACTCCGCTTCCCACTCGCAGTAGAGCTTGCCGTCGACGGCGGCGTAGAACGATGCCAACCAGATCGGACAGCCCGGGGCCTGGCGCGTTCGCTGGCGCAGTCCACGCCAGTCTTCCACCCATTCCTCCTGGGTCGGGTACATATTGCGCACCGAGTGAATCGCCAGGTAGCGACGCATGGAGGCCTCCTTCCATCAGGCAAAGACAAGCTTGGGTTCGATTTCCACCAACCGACAGCAACGGACAAAGTCCAGAACCGTGGGCACATTCCGGAGCATGTACCCCATGTTGCCCTCCACCCGCAGGCGCCGAGTCATCATTGCCTGCATCGGATCCAGTTCACCTGCGATCACCTTGTAGAAGTTGGGCAGCGAGGCTCGCAGGACAAATTTCGCCGGCGGCAACCCGTCAGCCCCCGGCGAGCAGGCCTTGGCCTGCCGGCAGGCTCCGTGCCAGAGGTCCAGGTAGAAGGCCGCCATCCAATCCGGCCCCGCTTGGGCCTCAACCACACAGAGGATGTCGCCTTCCCAGTTTCTGGCTGTCCGGGCATATTGCTCATCGGCGTTGAGGACCACCTGCAGGGCGAGCAGCCACGGTTCACTCGGGAATGGATAGCCCATGCTTGCCTCCGGTTGCGAGGATTATCCGCCATCGGACGAAGCCTGTCAACGAACATCGTTTGACAGCCGGGCGAGGCCTCATATACACTGCCTGCAGGTGACACAATGCAAGCCAGAGCCGAGATCGAACAGCACGAAGACCAGATCCTAG
This window encodes:
- a CDS encoding GMC oxidoreductase — encoded protein: MNGLDEPFVDFAIIGSGFGGSVAALRLSEKGYRVLVLERGNRYRDDEFARSNWDVRRYLWLPGWGCRGILQMTWLSGVLVLHGSGVGGGSLGYANVLAEPDAGVFELPAWSRYAPWGSRLRPHYATARRMLGAATNPQSCAADDMLRQVAAELGTLDSFQPTEVAVFFGEDGQEVPDPYFEGLGPPRAGCTHCGACMVGCRLNAKNTLPKNYLHLAEGLGAEIRAESEVVDVRPVREGEDGSARYEITYCRPGVLGSRRRRRVRARNVVFAAGALGTVSLLLRCRDETGSLPGLSQRLGSDVRTNSEALLGVTARDDRTDFSKGVAITSIFQADPVTHVEPVRYPDGSSLMRMLAAPLVEAGNGRWRRLWLLLCESILHPVDLARSKLLPGWARRTTILLVMQTTDTRLLVKRGRSLLTFFRRGLVSQRDQARPLVGELPIAHEVVRRFAAQVDGIAQGSINESLLNTPTTAHIMGGVPIGRSVEEGGADDRFRLFGYPGLYVVDGSVMPGNPGVNPSLTIAALAEWAMAAVAAKGEAEPSWPGGDLRTAGARRR
- a CDS encoding DUF4242 domain-containing protein — protein: MRRYLAIHSVRNMYPTQEEWVEDWRGLRQRTRQAPGCPIWLASFYAAVDGKLYCEWEAESEEDIRRCFTRRELEMAPFDSIQEIARLDPAWLDE
- a CDS encoding SCP2 sterol-binding domain-containing protein, whose product is MGYPFPSEPWLLALQVVLNADEQYARTARNWEGDILCVVEAQAGPDWMAAFYLDLWHGACRQAKACSPGADGLPPAKFVLRASLPNFYKVIAGELDPMQAMMTRRLRVEGNMGYMLRNVPTVLDFVRCCRLVEIEPKLVFA